One Argentina anserina chromosome 6, drPotAnse1.1, whole genome shotgun sequence genomic window, CTCTTAAGCATGTTGATAAGCATCAATTAGGTGTCCTTTAACTCGATAGTTCTCATAGGTTCTTTGATATCTGTGACTTCATTTCAATGATGTCCCTATGATTCAGTACTTGATCGAGATATTTCCTGTCTTTTCAGGAGGTGGACCTTGTCCAAATGAAACACAGGTTGAAGAGAAAGAGGCCAGCATTAGAGACAACTAACCCCAAGCTTCTTTTCATTATTCGCATAGGAGGgtgggtttccattttcggactTTACATTTTTGTTTACCTATACATGCCTTCAACTCTATTTTCTGAACTTTTTAATATTATCTCAGGAAAAATGACATGCATCCTGCTGTCAGGAAGCACTTATACAGCTTAAACTTGAGGAAAATCTTCAGTGCTGTTTTTGTGAGAGCTGACGAAGCAATGTTGGAAAAGCTGCAGAGGATTGAGCCTTATGTTACCTATGGGTAAGCAGTGTGTATCCTTCAGTTTTTCTACTGTTTTGATATAACCAAAATTTTCTATTGTTTTGATATACACTCTCAGTGTATTGACAAGAATGTATTATAATGTGTAGTACCTAGTTGCTCTCTTGTAGAATAACTGAGCCTGTCTCTTGTGGTACACGTGATCTGTTTTCTTTTATGGGATTGATTGACTTACCGTGGAAATCACGTAAAGGAAAAATCTAGGTTACTATTATTGATGCAGGGAAGAGGGGGTAGTTTATGAGAGAAGAGAGCTTTCAGAAGGGAGAAGTAGAATGAGGGAGGTTAGAGGAGGGATAACAAGGCACTGCCTTCAATATAATCTTCAATTCATTCTAATCTGATGTGAAAGTACAATAGATAGCTATACTTATAAGCTTCATAGACAACTCTTAGACTTCTAGAATACCCTAAGACTATAACTTCTCAAACTTATTGATATTAAGACATTAATAGACTCTTAAGACTTTAGACTCATAATTAGTCTTGTAACTGAAAATTAACCTTACAAGACCCTTAAACTACCATGGATACTTTCTTATGGACCAGAAAAGGTTGGGCTTAGTTTTAGGCTTCCAAACATGATAATTCTTTTCCAGCCATCTTATATCTGCTCCATCAATTATGTTATGGATCACTTCCTTTTTTCCCTACTGGCTTGCCGTGGAATCACGTAATGGGAAAATCTTACAGTATTATGTGGTTTATGTCGTGATACTTTCATTTATTCCTCTCTGGTATCGAAATTGCTAACTTCTTTGATATCAGATCTTTATTGCTGCAAACATTTTGATTGATAGAGAACAATTACAGCTCATATTTGTGACTCTGCATCAAACTTCTGAACCTTAATAttttgattataaaatggCATCCAGATGGATATATTATCTTTCTgtttttacatatatatatggttattAATGTATGACATTTGGACATTGGAAATTCAATATTTTTgcgtttttcttttctttaatgGGGCCTTGGTGTAAACTATTGTTTGGTTGGTTGAGGCTACAAAGTTCAATAGCAATTGAGCAAAACTTGTAACTAACCTGGGTTGTCTTCAAGTTGGCTGACCAGTTGGGGAGTTTAATCATGCCTGTATCTGTCATGTCATTCATTAGCAAGAGGACCTGATCTtgggtatttttttttttataatttaaaagCTGCCCACATACAACTCTAAttaattcttcttcttctcaagttcCTTTGTCAAACATTGTTAGTCTGGCATAACTTCTATTGCAATACTAGGATATAATACGTGCTTATTGTTGAAGAACTTTTTGTGATGCTTTTAAAACAGTGTTGTTTGGTAGACATTTTTGTAGAAAAGATTCACCATAGAGCTAGAGCCTCCCAAAACTTGATTTGTGTATTCAGATTTTAATCCTAATAACGAAATTCATTGATCATAATTAATTCATCTTGTTTCATTAAATATTCCTAGTAATGATCATAGTTTTCTTGTTTCCGAAGGTATCCTAACCTTAAGAATGTGAAGGAGTTGATTTACAAGAAAGGTTatgcaaagataaacaagcAAAGAGTTCCGCTGACAGACAATAACCTGATTGAAGAGGTACATGAAAGTTCATCTCAAGTTGTTTCCaagtcttgtttttttttttttaccgtaAGGTCCAAGTCTTCTTCCTATTGCAACGTTTTGTGATACCTTCTCTTATGCTCCTCATTGATGTATATTGCAGGCACTGGCGAAGTATAATATTATATGCTTAGAAGACATAGTGCATGAAATTGCCTCTACTGGTAAATATTTCAAGGAGGCTGCCGGCTTTCTATGGCCCTTTACACTCAACAAGCCAGAAGCAGGATTGAAAGGAGTAAAAGCGCGTTTCCAAGATGGTGGAGACACCGGTAATCGTGAGGATAAAATCAATGAACTAATTAGCAAGATGAACTAGCATGAAAACAGCAGGTTTTAATCTCATTATTGTAAGGCCTTGACATTATCGATTGTTCTTTATCTATACTGGAAACAATGTTTGTGTAATGACTTTGATGCAGTTATGCTGTTCAATTTTGAATCTTCTAGTAGTCCAAATCCCGCTTTAGAGTTTATTTTAGCGGTCACTCAAGAAAGCTCCAACATGTGTTATCCCACTTCTGCCTCTAGTTATCATATGATGCTGGCAGTGAGTGATCGAACTTGATCAAAACTCAATTATAAGCACGCATATACCAACCGCTTGTGTTATTCCTCGTAAACTGTTATTTATGAAATCAAACACTGAACATGATACGTTTCATATGCCATTTTCATTTTAAGTTTAATTTCTAttgatattttaatttttgaaaaaaaaaatctctacTGCTATAAAAGCGGAAAGCGGAATTGCCGAAATTACCCACATATTTGCTAACTGACAAATAAATAAACGTGTATAACAGTCCATTTTTCTCAATTGAATAAATTAATGAATTTTTTCTGTCAAAATTTCTGTCAGATAAATAACTATCCACTATTCTACACCTAATAAAACTAACGAGACCATTTGAAGCTTCAACAGTTTGAACCGTTTTCCAGCGGCCCTTATATAAGGGACTTCTACCAAAAATCTTTCAATTGGGCTAAAAATGGAGGACAATGACCCGTGGCTAGGCCGAGACAAGCTCTACCACTTCCTCTTCTgcttctctctcactctcctcTTCTCCACATTTGCCGCCCGAACCCCTTACCCGTTTCTACGCCGCCACTCCATTCGGGTCGGCTCACTCTTGTCTCTCTCCGCCGGCGCCGCCAAGGAGTTCGCCGACGAGCTCGGCTTCTTCCACTCCGCCGGCGCCTCCGCCAGAGACGCCGTCGCCAATCTATTCGGCGTCCTCGCTGCTTCGCTCCTGCTTTCCCTCGGTCACTACTTGGCCCGATCCGATTATGAAGCGGGTCGGGTCAAGGAGGTTTCCATGGTCTGAATGTGGATTCGGGTCGGGCTTTTAGTGGGtgtgttggagaaggaaataaATAATCTGGAGcatttttggttttggatgATCACTGAAAGTAGTAACTTATTTGGTAAGGTTCCCTTTTTTACTGCTTATTTTGAGTTATTTCAATACCAATTTGTTTCTTGCTGGTgaaagttttgtttttgttttaatctGTATGGTTGAAGTTGCTTGTTTTGTACTTTTGTGTTAATTGCTGTGGTTCACTTTGTGGAACAGGTTACATAGAGCATCTAAATTTGTTCAGCTTAGTAATTTTTTGTAGAtcatttgtaaatttttagtgtgtatatttactataaattcattattggatttttgtttGGTTCAATAGTCGCGTAACATATGATTTTTATGCATGGTTGAGCTTGGAACAAACAATGTAATAGAGAAATCTGTGTTCTGTAACTGTTGGTatttaacaaaaaacaatATGAAAACGGATAGTTAACTCATTAGCTTTGGTACACCTCTTGAGTGGAAATGTAGAATTATAGTATTGTTCCAACAACCACAGCATGGAACAGTAGTTCTCAAGTGTTATAACTATGAGTGTACTTTTGAATGATATATAGTTGAACCTGTTGCCTGAAATGCTCACTAACTTTTCAGTTTTTGGTATACTTGCATGCCTCATTGGTGAAGGTTCATGGACGCAAATGCAAGTGACATAGCTGGAATAGATCAAAATCTAACTCCACATATGCCTGATAAgaacatataataattatagtAATATCTGATATGAGACTAAGAATCCTCTCTCTGCTGCATGCATTTCTTCTTCAGTGAGTTATTTGGTGATTCATCTTTCCTTAAGTACAATAATAATAACAtaatttggaaagaaaaaaaaatctcatcaaaTTCAAGCTTATTTGGAGAGAGGCTTGTAAAATTACAGCTGATGGTTGAGTCAGCATTTGTGTATTACAGTATAAGTTTATAAGTACACTGCATTCTTGTATTTCCATGTTATGTAAATCATGGGTGGATGGTTTCTGATGCTAGATACCTGACATGAATGGTAATAGCGCACCTAATATGCCTTCCATGGAGATAGACAAACTATTTGTCTGTCGTAAAAGTATGTTCACATAGACCATTTGTTCCTTCACGTCCCTTTCCATCCTAAGCTATCTAACACGTTCACCCAACTGGTTTGTAGAAAATACATGAGGATGATTCCTTACATCCGCTTCTGTATTTGGCACAAATTTTGCTTTTAGTGTGTGAGTTGAAATTTGTTTTTGGGcatctttgtgggcctcaatTTCCCCGACttcacaaaagaaaatgaaatattgGATGTTCTTCTCATGTGGATTGGAGGGAGGCTGTTAAGATCATTTTGTGCTTGATTGAGCTGATGTATTATGATATTATTCTGTATCTgcttttttgaaatttttagcGGCTGTTGTAATGGATGCTGTTTGTATCGGTGGACTGCTTGTGCACTTTCGTTGTATTGCTGCATTTCTGTGCATCGATTGTGAACACATATAACTGTGTGTCTATACATTAGTTTGAGTCTGTACAATACATTGATCAATGTAAACAATAGTCCAGGGTCTGTTATTCAGATGTTGGTGATTGCCGGACATGAATCACCTGATCACcttctgatttttcttttaaataagAAAAGCTAGCGTAGGTTGGATACCTTCCTCAcatttgtaaaaatacaccttctgatttttcttttaaatagGAAAAGCTAGCGTAGGTTGGATACCTTCCACAcatttgtaaaaatacacCTAATTGAGATTCGATGCTCTTTCTGCATTTATGCTTTTTCTAACAGACTTCTTCTGGACGACCTTGCCAAATTTCAGTTTGTTTTGTCTTTCATATGTGATACTAAGCTGTATGATCATTTTAATTGGTTGTGGAATTTTACATTTGCTGTTGCATTTGGATGTTATTGACTTTTGCTGTACTAAATAACTACATaacttctttctcttctttttttaagtACATGCATGTTGCTTCTGGTGTATAACTGTGGTTCACATATAAGTATTTACCAtacacataatatttttttgtacTTATTTCCGAGCTCAGAACTTTGGAACTGAAACCTAATTCAATAAGATCTGTCATAAGTAAGCATAGGTGTTGGTGTTGAGAGCTGGAAATTGAGTAAGGGAAAGAAAGCTGCATAATTTCCTGGAAAATGAGACGTTTCAACTTAGTTGTATAATATGGGAAAATACTGGAGGGAGATATAACATTTCTGTACTTCCCACTGGGTTTTAGATAACAGTGAAACACAATAATGGACTATTACAGTAAGTTGTTACCTGATCTCGTATTTTCTGTTAACAAAGGCCAGTCCACAACTAACACACCATTGTAGGGGAAAAACAGAGGTGTGGTTGACAGGAGAGAGCCCTACCTTTGCTTATTATTAATAcaaatatttcattttctattaTGTACTACCACAGGTCATTGTAATTGTAACTGAGATCATACTACTGTATCTAATCTCACTTGTTTGTGCCATACCAAGTTCATTGTGTCCTGATCTGAGCTTTGGGATATTTCATGTAGGCTTGATGAAGGTGTTGAGCAGTCATCTTCTGAAGCTCCTTGTCAAAGGCTTTTCACCTTCTTCCTCTGGCAGCTTGACTGCTGTGTAGGTTCCCGCCCCGCAAAGCGCCCCAAGAATTGGAGCAGTGAGGTAGATCCATATGGCTTTAAAGTTGTTTGCAGCTATGGCTGGTCCTAGTGTTCTCACGGGGTTCATTGAAGCTCCTGTTGTCTCCCTGCACAATAGCGTGAAGGAAAGGTTTCAGTGAATAATCCTTTTTATATTGCCTTGTtaacattttctctacaaCAATCTTGCAAATTGAATTTGTGACTATTAGACACAAGCATAGATAGTTTATAGTCGTAATTCAGTCATACCCAGCTATGAGTATGTTAAGCATGACAGTCGCTCCAACTGCAATTCCTGCCAGTTCGCCAACCTGCATGTTACAAGATTCTTTGTAATTTCACATTTATAATTTGAAGAGTTCTATTTACTACATGCATGTTTCATAATTGAAAGCTTTCTATGATACAGATGGTTAGATTGGCTCAAGTTATACGAGCAACTTTGTTACTGGCAAAGACGGACTGTAACTCTTGCCACTAATTTACTCAAGCTGGATGACTCATCCCTTATCTTGATATGCttttagttttcatttctAACCATGTTGAACTCGGTTTCAGAGACATGCACGAACTTGAACTGATACAGTGAGATTTAAATATGTAACTGCTGGTGACTTCTACGTGGAATTTGGACTCATCTCTATATgatatattttcattgactgTTGTTTGTTGCATAAGATATTTATAATGAATCCTTGTCTACTGGAAATTCCAGGGAAGGTTTGGTGTTTGTCTGATATTTAAAAACAAAGTATAAACTTTTGAAGGTTCAGGAAAAGAAGATATTTTTGTAATTATACTATTATCCAATCAGAAGATCTCGAGTCTTAGTCGTCATTATTTGTTcatgaaaaaaagaaagggTGTGTAAGACTTACAGCTCTAGTGTCGGTGGCTACAGCAGTGACCACAAACATGAGGTTGAAGCTGATGATGAACTCCAAAGCAAATGCCTGACTATAATTTCCTGAAGGAACTGTAACTCCACCCCCCATTATGGGGTGAAATATCACCTTCAAGGCAAAAGCAGAACACAGCGATGCCAACATTTGTGCTCCAATGTACACCGGTACCTGCAAAACGATATCAGTCACATTAGTTATGTTACGTTTAATGGACTCTCAATCTGCAGCACATGCTAGATTGATATATTCGGCCAACGAACTTGACCATGCTAAATGTTTGATGGTAGATAATTTCTCACAAGTTTCCATGCGAAGTGCTTGAGTGCAGCAAAGGCAATGGTGACAGCAGGGTTCAGATGAGCTCCAGAGATGTGACCTGTCGATAAAATCACAATCATAACAGCGAGTCCGGTGGAGGCTGCAAGGCCTAGAAGGCTTTCAGTGCCTTCTGTCTTTTGGTTCACAATAGCTGTAGCTGTCCCAGAAAATATCAGTATGAAAGTGCCTAGGAATTCAGCTCCTACCTGGATTTGGAACCATTCCATAAAAAATGGGTGAGTCTTTATATTTCAAATCTTACAACATTATGCAAGTCAGTTAAATGAACATATAACACACGACCAAAACAATTATGAGATTCAAACTCTCCCAATAGAGCTACTCGATCAGGTTCATAGTATAAACTTCATTACCTTTCTTGCAAGTGGGACAGGAGGGGGTGGTAGTGCACAGAAAGCTTTAGGCAATGCTCCTTCCAACGCCCAATCATCAACAGTAAAGCACTTGCTGCAGCTCTTGAGAAGTGATTTCCTACCAATCCCACTTGATCTATGATCTGGCTTGAACCCACCAAAGAGAGGAACACCAGGAGTGCCTGGTGTTACTGGAGTTGAAGGAGCTGAGGGAACTTCCCCATTGCCATTGTTGTTGTCCATTactccaaaaacaaaaatggcaAAAACTAGGTGAATTAAATAAACTTTGGAGTCAAGATAGAGAAGAGAAACTTGTTCCAGTTTCCAGTTTCACTTTGTCTCTATGTTTTGAGGAGTATAGTGAGGACTGAGGTGATATATATAGGAATAGGATGAGGTTGACTTAGAGAATCCCAAGAGGAAAGGTGGGGGAAGAAGTAAGTGGTTGAAACTGTTGGAGATGAGGAATTGTGGACGGTGGGACATTGCAGGGACTCTTGTTCTTGCACTTTGGGACTTTAGGTGTATGCATAGTACTGAGATTTCTCATTTCtgtatttgattttgatatattgttttgtatCAAATTATATATCAACGGCTGTAACTCAATAACTGTGTGCTACCTCTCAATGAATTCCCAAATTTATGGTGTCCCTATATGGCATGCAGGTGAATGTCAAATAATTGTAGGGATggagaaggagatgaagaTATAAGAGCAGTAAAAGTAAATTGCAGGAAAGGAAGAACTGTCATTTCAACTTCAAACTTAGTTCTGGAGTGAATTTGCAGGCAGTTTTTTCTCATATGCTCCCTAGAAATTTCACCAAAGGCAATGCCTATCTCTATGATCATTTATCCTTAGGCTTTGTGACTTACTTATCAagttcatgttttttttcttaatgttTTAAATTTCTCATTGCAAAGAATCTGGCACCTGTCTCTATTTGTTGGCAGCATCTGTCACTCTTACAGGAGAATTTTACGAAGGATAACCTTTCACGCCACCCCCTACACCAAGCCACTTGAAGTGGCAAGGTTCTTGGGCAAACTGTCAATTCTATTTTACTATCTTTTGTGAAAAGAAACTACTGGACCATTAGTTACAGTATGTGTCAAAGGACCAGGTATTAAGTAAGAATATATCACTAAGTGTAAAATTATAACCCCAGTGCTCTATGTTTAGCAAAATGTTAAAGTCAATATGAGTCATCACCTTCAGAAGATGATGAAATACATGCAGACATGCTTAAGCTGGCTGCAAATGAATCAGTACATCTGTGCATTTGTGTCTGTTTGttagatcaatcaagtgacgTAGTATtagaaagacaaaaaaatccaaaaatgaTGCAGAGAATCTTTGAAATAAGCAGTGATTACATTAATCATTCAAGCAATAATGTACTTGTTTTTTTCTTGTGAATAGTATAAATTACACACATGGGTACTTGTAAGTGGTCTGGTCCTAAACTTCTGATTGcattaaattatataaaattgtTAAACTGGCTAAGTGTAGCTGCTGGTGAAGTGTACTTCAAAGTATGGTTGGAAGAAAATGCAGGAACCCCATTTGATTCTACAAATAATGGTATCAATGAAGTTGATTTTGTCAATTTCAAATGTGTTCAAGAAAGCATTTCAGAATTCTTTTTGTTAACAAGTGTTTCTGTATTTTATTATCTATAGGTCTATAACAACTCGTTCTTCTTTTTTCCAGAAAAAAAGAAGTGGTCTTAGCAATACTTATTTTCCAGTGGAATATGTTCTTCATTATACAGAGTTGTAAAGAAGGTGCAAGTAAGGTGCTGAGGAAAACAATACTGTTGTTCTTCATTAAACAACTCAATCTTCTCTTTATTGTTATTGTTATTTTAAGGGATTACATTTGCACATTGCTGTGTCAAGCATGATATTATTCTGCAACAAGCTGATCAAAAATAAGGGCAAGTATAGGAGGGGAGATATTGATCTCAAATTTGTGGTTTTTCATTACTCATAGTGAGAAAACATACATTGTAGtgatgttgatttgtgatAGCCGATGGAGTGGAATCCCTTCAGCATTACTCTTTCCGAAGATTGTAATCACCGAAAGCATCATCAGATTGTGAGGTGTTGGTTGAGACAACCATCTCTAATTGTAATGTTAAATACTGGCAAGTCTGATATTAGCAGCTACAGCATAAAATGCATGAAAGAGACTGAATTAGGTAATGAAGGAACATCATAAATGCATAAAATGAAGCTGAATTAGCTGCAGCTGCAACTGTTTGGCAAGTGTGATCGAGCTTCTTCATCTCGTTTTAAGAAAGAAATATTCTTAAACCCGCTGGTGGGTTCTGTAAGGTGCAAGCTTGGTCAGCTTGGTGCTCTTCCGAATACCATTTCCTAATTGCATTGTATATCAGAAACTTTAAAGGTTTAAATGAATATCAGTGTTGCTTTCAGTGGTGTAAAAGCTTTGAAGGAGGTCTTTACATAGTTGTGATTCTGATGAAGAGGAATCAACACTGTATTTAATTTAGTTAACATCAAATCAAATTCGAGTAGGAAAAGCCTAAAAAGGGGATTATGAGGAAGAATAATCATAGGAGGCACCGATTCTAGTTTTCATGTGACCATCTATGAACGCCCCTCCTTCCCCTTCCTCTCTTTATGACTCCTTTTTGCAGATTCGATTGTGTTATCATCAAGATGTTCTCCTTCGGAGCCTTACTCAAGCACAAGTACAAGTAAACTATCTCTCTttattttattcaattataacccccccccccccccccccccaaaaaaaaatgtagaaATACTTGTAAGAAATAGCTGATGCTCTctagtttcattttatttgactCCATATATTCTGGTGATCTAGCACGATTACTACATGTAGTAGCAGGACCATGCTTTGTCATTGCATGTTTGAAGTTCCTAAGAATTATATACCAATGAGAGTACACAGAACTGAACTGCAGAAACTCTTATTCAATGTCACTGTACAATCAGTTTCACAGACACAACAATGTACCAATTCAAGTAATCAACTCTCAATTGCCACGAACAGCTTCGGCTATTAGCTTTCTAACGCTCCTAGACACCATCAAGAATAAACCTTTGAACACCATTTTGAACGCCTCTACTCACAGGCAACATGTTGATCACTTGACCGGCTAGAACATTGGTTGCTGCTCCACCAACTTCAACCCACCCATTAGAGGTAACCCAAAATCTCATCAACCCACCATCGCACGGTTACATTCATCGGAATTCGGAAAGCTGCGCCGGCAAAATTTTCGGTAATCTCCCTGTTTTATCCACAATTAAATTGATCTGATTTTGGTATATACCGTTGCTAGCTTAGGTAGAGAATCCGAGTCTAAGTTGGAATAGATTTACATTTGTTGGGAGTGATTATTGGGAATCCTTGTCCGAGTTGGTCTTCGTAATTGTTTCGGTGTATATAAACAGAACCCACCCCCCTGCCATTCATATCTTCAATCTGAAACTATGGCATCTCACACCATTGATCTTCACAAACGAGTGCACACGATCATTAATCTCGATAAATGCTATGtggattggaatagtacaatGATGTGCGGCATCTCTGATGATACCTCGGCCCAGATTTCACCGTCCCGTGATGATGAGCTTAAGATCCGATACATACAGTACAAGATAACGGAGCACACTTTGTCACCAAATAGTGATGCTTGTTCTCAAGAAGATTGGATGCTCCCCCCTACAACTAAGGTCATTACAGTGCGTCGTTCGGAGTTAAACAACTTCGATTCTGCTAGCATCATGCAATCCTCTTCAGGGCGTATGATCGTAGATTTTATTAATACTCATTATCCTCCTCAAGAGAAAGAAGACATCCCCAATGTTCTGGCAAGAATAATTGATGTCGTTCAAAACTGCACTCCCTTGGTCCCTAATGACTTCATTGACGTGCGGCGAATTGAAGGGCTGGAAATAATGCATCAAATGGATGATCAAGTGACTGAAGACTACTTATGTCATCACTTTGCTACCAAAAGTGGGACATGTTCTATTTGTTTGGATGACTTTGAGGTTGGGCGCAACACTAGTCGACTGCCTTGCTTGCATGTTTTTCATGGTCCTTGCATTTTTCAGTGGCTGGAGAAGAATCATTCTTGTCCCATTTGCTGGTATACTTTGGACTCTAAATATGCACCGTGGTTCAATGCATGACACACATCCAGCTCTTTGCATTCAGTCATTTGAGCTCGCTTGGTTCAGTGATTACGGAACTTCTCTTCTGTAATAGCTGTGACAGTATttaagatataaaatttgtctCATTGTTTTCCATTCCATGTAAAGTTTCTGAAATCAGTTGTGTTTTTTTATTAGATTCTTAAATCAGTTTGGAACTCACCTTTCCATCCATGGAataaaatgaacaaaaaagaaaagggatTAAAATTAGGAACTCTGATGATCAGTTGATGCATGGTACAGCAGCTACAGCTGAATAGAATGTGCATGACCAAGCAAGCAGAGATATGTGAAGTCACCTTCGGTCATTTGCATTGAAGAGCTTGAAAAGGTGAAACCCGCTCATTTGTTCATTATATTAAGAGAAAACTTGAGCTTCTGTTCTGCGTTTGAGTTtgcaaataaattataaatggaTCTCTTCATGATATTTTACATGATATGTAGGAGTACTTTATAATGGTTGGATTTTATTTCACAACCTTGGTTAATGTGGTTCTATAGGCAATGAAAGTATTCATGTCTTTATAACAGCCTCTTATGTTCAAGTTCTGGTAATTGTGCTGATAAGATATTAGTTGTATAATAAATGCAGCATGGAAAAGGTGCAACCTGACATATACAAGAAGCTCAACCTGCTCCTGTTCTAACTTATTAGGCACATTGGGTGCTGCAAGAGGACTCGAATACATACATGAAAAGGCGGGGACTCTGTTATCCAATTAAGCTCCTGATATTGAGTGGTGAGTTGGCGCTGTAAGCTATTGAGTGGTGccagagaaagaaaaatcttGATCAAAGCAGTGGCTCAGACAGTTTCAGTTTATGTTATAAATTGCTATTTGTTACCAACTGGTTCATCTGATGATTTCATCAGTTATGAGCTCGTGTTCCAGTGCCTGAGATGGTATGTGGGGAGTGGAGAGAATTGAAATATGGAAGGCAAATTGGTTTTAGAGTTCCCCGGTGCCATTCTTCACCCTCAAGTAGGGATGCTCCGTATTTTGTTTCCGAGTTGATCGATCCTCCTATTAGAAGAAGGGACCAAGCTAAACTGGAGAGATTTTTCACACAATTGGGTGTGTATCTTGTTCTTAGTATTCCATTGAGTAGTAGAGTTTCAGTTGATCATCAAATTTGGCATTGTCACAAGAAGGATCTTCACTACAGATTGTGGCTAGAGATATGGCTTTGGGGCTCGGTTTAGCCCCTGCACCACCACCTGAATTTTTAAACAGGGCCTTTGGAAGACCATCTGGAATGCTGAAGTACCTAGGAAAGTTGCATTGCATGCTAATATCAATGAGGTTGTTATCTGTTGCTTAGTTGTTAGACAGAGGAAGATGCTCTTGTTCCTAGTAACCAAAGctgattttggaatttttGGAACAAAACTAAAATTAGGCAGTACATTGATGCAGGACTCAGAGGACTAAGGTTGTTCCAAATTTCAACTTGTGAAATTGTTTTTTATATCAGGAACCAAGGCCGCACCCCAAAAGCAAAAGGTTCCTAAAGATGAACTTGGGGTGTACAAATTTACTGATATTGTCACACTTTCACCTGCATgccaaaataatttttaatttgagtCTAATACGCGATCAGTTATAATTGCTTAAGGTTTTCgagttttactttttatatttaatattGGCTGAGACACAAGATTGAAAAATTGCAACCATCAATATGCATTTCaaccattttttttaatt contains:
- the LOC126796659 gene encoding uncharacterized protein LOC126796659; translation: MEDNDPWLGRDKLYHFLFCFSLTLLFSTFAARTPYPFLRRHSIRVGSLLSLSAGAAKEFADELGFFHSAGASARDAVANLFGVLAASLLLSLGHYLARSDYEAGRVKEVSMV
- the LOC126796656 gene encoding aquaporin NIP6-1, with the protein product MDNNNGNGEVPSAPSTPVTPGTPGVPLFGGFKPDHRSSGIGRKSLLKSCSKCFTVDDWALEGALPKAFCALPPPPVPLARKVGAEFLGTFILIFSGTATAIVNQKTEGTESLLGLAASTGLAVMIVILSTGHISGAHLNPAVTIAFAALKHFAWKLVPVYIGAQMLASLCSAFALKVIFHPIMGGGVTVPSGNYSQAFALEFIISFNLMFVVTAVATDTRAVGELAGIAVGATVMLNILIAGETTGASMNPVRTLGPAIAANNFKAIWIYLTAPILGALCGAGTYTAVKLPEEEGEKPLTRSFRR
- the LOC126798413 gene encoding 60S ribosomal protein L7-1, with the translated sequence MSGEVAQPMTTVPEIILKKRKSNEELALRRREQLEQRKFRQSQKSKQEFIKKPEDFVKEFRYREVDLVQMKHRLKRKRPALETTNPKLLFIIRIGGKNDMHPAVRKHLYSLNLRKIFSAVFVRADEAMLEKLQRIEPYVTYGYPNLKNVKELIYKKGYAKINKQRVPLTDNNLIEEALAKYNIICLEDIVHEIASTGKYFKEAAGFLWPFTLNKPEAGLKGVKARFQDGGDTGNREDKINELISKMN
- the LOC126796658 gene encoding uncharacterized protein LOC126796658; translation: MASHTIDLHKRVHTIINLDKCYVDWNSTMMCGISDDTSAQISPSRDDELKIRYIQYKITEHTLSPNSDACSQEDWMLPPTTKVITVRRSELNNFDSASIMQSSSGRMIVDFINTHYPPQEKEDIPNVLARIIDVVQNCTPLVPNDFIDVRRIEGLEIMHQMDDQVTEDYLCHHFATKSGTCSICLDDFEVGRNTSRLPCLHVFHGPCIFQWLEKNHSCPICWYTLDSKYAPWFNA